In Parasphingorhabdus halotolerans, a single window of DNA contains:
- a CDS encoding TIGR03013 family XrtA/PEP-CTERM system glycosyltransferase — MIRLFKHYIPYPVLFLGLLDFLLLVLAAELGWLFRASQIGMAMGSIYERPGPVFSFAVAIQLAIVAVGVYGNESLQSLRFAAARILVAISLGVIFLSLMAFALPGITLWRSNSLYAMILAIFFLMTIRMMLGTMLDSAVFKRRLLILGSGQRAQRIADLAARPESGFIVAGYVNMNEGPVKVTEAINRSDIDDLPQHVINLEVSEVVLALEERRNSLPVSDLLTIKTTGVHVNDMSSFLERETGRVDLDSVNPSWFIFSDGFSSGRRISTMFKRGFDIFLSLLLLVLTGPVILIFAVLVKLESKGGAFFKQERVGLYGQKFSILKLRSMRANAEVAGQAVWASENDPRITRVGNFIRKVRIDELPQAWSVLKGEMSFVGPRPERPQFVDDLQTKMPFYAERHIVKPGITGWAQINYPYGASIEDSRHKLEYDLYYAKNYTPFLDLLILLQTIRVVLWPEGVR, encoded by the coding sequence ATGATCAGGTTGTTTAAACATTATATTCCCTACCCGGTGTTGTTTCTAGGCTTGCTGGACTTCCTGCTACTGGTGCTGGCAGCCGAGCTGGGTTGGCTGTTTCGCGCTAGCCAGATCGGCATGGCCATGGGGTCAATCTATGAACGTCCCGGCCCGGTATTCAGCTTTGCAGTCGCGATACAATTGGCGATCGTTGCGGTCGGCGTTTATGGAAATGAATCTCTTCAATCACTGCGCTTTGCTGCTGCCAGGATATTGGTTGCCATATCTTTGGGTGTCATATTTCTGTCGTTAATGGCCTTTGCTTTACCCGGCATCACTTTGTGGCGATCAAACTCACTATACGCCATGATTTTGGCGATATTTTTCCTGATGACTATCCGAATGATGCTAGGAACAATGCTCGATAGCGCCGTTTTCAAACGCAGGCTGCTCATTTTGGGCTCTGGTCAAAGAGCCCAACGAATAGCTGATCTAGCTGCGCGACCCGAAAGCGGTTTCATCGTTGCAGGCTATGTTAACATGAATGAAGGGCCTGTCAAAGTTACCGAGGCGATCAATCGATCGGATATTGATGATTTGCCCCAGCATGTGATCAATTTGGAGGTGAGCGAAGTCGTTCTGGCATTGGAAGAGCGCCGAAACAGCTTACCTGTGTCTGACTTGCTGACCATCAAAACGACGGGTGTCCATGTCAATGATATGTCGAGCTTTCTAGAGAGGGAAACCGGGCGTGTCGATCTTGATAGCGTAAACCCCAGCTGGTTTATCTTTTCTGACGGGTTTTCCTCGGGACGCAGAATTTCAACGATGTTCAAGCGCGGATTTGATATTTTCCTGAGTTTGCTGCTACTTGTCCTTACAGGTCCGGTCATTCTCATTTTCGCGGTTTTGGTTAAGCTGGAAAGCAAAGGCGGAGCCTTTTTTAAGCAAGAGCGAGTTGGGCTATACGGCCAAAAATTCAGTATATTGAAGCTGCGTTCGATGCGTGCCAATGCGGAAGTTGCAGGTCAAGCCGTTTGGGCCAGTGAAAATGACCCGCGCATCACGCGCGTTGGCAATTTCATCAGGAAGGTTCGCATTGATGAGCTTCCGCAAGCTTGGAGCGTGCTAAAAGGCGAAATGAGCTTTGTTGGTCCGCGTCCTGAACGGCCGCAGTTCGTCGATGATCTGCAAACAAAAATGCCATTTTATGCCGAACGTCATATCGTGAAGCCAGGGATTACCGGTTGGGCCCAGATCAACTATCCTTACGGAGCATCAATTGAGGATAGTCGTCACAAACTGGAATATGATCTCTACTACGCAAAAAATTACACACCGTTTCTTGACCTCCTGATTTTGTTGCAAACCATCAGGGTCGTTTTGTGGCCCGAGGGTGTCAGATAG
- a CDS encoding alpha-hydroxy acid oxidase, whose amino-acid sequence MNITDCHNVNDFRSLAKRRLPFPIFDYIDGAADDEVTRRRNTEAYERCDLVPNVLAGVQDIDMSVEVMGQKLAMPLFLSPTALQRLFHWQGERAVARAAEKFGTFFGISSLGTVSIEQIGESISTPKMFQLYVHKDKALNKSMVERCKAAQFDALTLTVDTIVGGNRERCLRSGFTSPPKITPTSFWSYAAKPAWGLNYMFREKFELSNLKDHVSEGTSVPKSVADYFTNMLDQSLDWKMAEEIRKDWGGQFCLKGIMSVEDAKRAVDIGATAIMVSNHGGRQLDGSRAPFDQLAEICDAVGDKLDVICDGGITRGSHILKALSVGAKACSGGRLYLYALAASGQPGVERILGLLQAEIERDMKLMGVTSVDQLNRDKLRWR is encoded by the coding sequence ATGAATATTACGGATTGCCACAATGTGAACGACTTTCGCAGCCTCGCGAAAAGACGCCTGCCCTTTCCGATATTTGATTATATCGACGGCGCGGCGGATGATGAGGTGACACGGCGGCGCAATACCGAGGCCTATGAACGCTGCGATCTGGTGCCCAATGTGCTGGCCGGTGTGCAGGATATTGACATGAGTGTCGAGGTCATGGGGCAGAAGCTTGCAATGCCCTTGTTCCTTTCTCCGACCGCCCTCCAGCGCCTGTTCCATTGGCAAGGCGAGCGTGCGGTTGCCCGTGCCGCAGAGAAATTCGGCACGTTCTTCGGTATCTCATCCCTCGGTACCGTCAGCATCGAACAAATTGGTGAGAGCATCAGCACACCCAAAATGTTCCAACTTTATGTTCACAAGGACAAGGCGCTCAACAAATCCATGGTGGAGCGTTGCAAGGCGGCGCAGTTTGATGCGTTGACGCTCACTGTCGACACTATTGTAGGCGGCAATCGCGAGCGGTGCCTGCGTTCCGGCTTCACCAGCCCGCCCAAAATCACCCCTACCAGTTTCTGGAGCTACGCCGCCAAACCCGCCTGGGGACTGAACTATATGTTTCGCGAGAAGTTTGAGCTCTCCAACCTGAAGGATCATGTCTCGGAAGGCACCAGCGTTCCCAAATCAGTCGCCGACTATTTCACCAATATGCTCGACCAGTCGCTCGACTGGAAAATGGCCGAGGAAATCCGCAAGGACTGGGGCGGCCAATTTTGTCTCAAGGGGATCATGTCGGTCGAAGATGCCAAGCGCGCCGTCGATATTGGCGCGACCGCGATCATGGTGTCCAATCATGGCGGGCGTCAACTTGACGGCAGTCGCGCGCCGTTTGATCAGCTTGCAGAGATTTGCGATGCAGTCGGCGACAAGCTTGATGTTATCTGCGATGGCGGCATCACCCGGGGCAGCCATATTCTAAAAGCACTCAGTGTCGGGGCGAAGGCATGCTCAGGCGGCAGGCTCTATCTTTATGCTCTGGCAGCATCCGGACAGCCGGGGGTTGAGCGAATCCTCGGATTGCTGCAAGCTGAAATCGAGCGCGACATGAAACTTATGGGGGTAACATCCGTTGATCAGTTGAATCGAGACAAATTGCGCTGGCGGTAA
- the ypfJ gene encoding KPN_02809 family neutral zinc metallopeptidase — protein sequence MRLDDLDPSKNARDHGSGGGRSFGGGGGGGLGLLLSFLPMLLGRKMGCGTMLLIGGAAAAFLYFGGGASMLGSGSGSLPSGSGSGTVYDTAEEQFAGRVLASTEQTWSKLFQQNGSQYKPTTINFYQGGVSSNGCGSASSASGPFYCPADQGIYLDTSFFDEMQTRMGAKGDFAQAYVIAHEVGHHIQNLSGVATQVRNQQQRASKAEGNALQVRMELQADCYAGVWAAQNASRMEPGDVEEGLNAAHAIGDDTLMRGAGQTPIESMFTHGTSEQRMAWLRKGMQTGDPASCDTFARGAVR from the coding sequence ATGCGCTTAGATGATCTGGACCCCAGCAAAAATGCCCGTGATCACGGCAGCGGTGGCGGTCGCAGTTTTGGCGGTGGTGGCGGTGGCGGACTCGGTTTGCTCCTCAGTTTCCTGCCCATGCTTCTTGGCCGTAAAATGGGTTGCGGCACGATGCTGCTGATCGGCGGTGCGGCGGCGGCGTTCCTCTATTTCGGCGGTGGCGCGAGTATGCTGGGCAGCGGATCAGGCAGTCTGCCATCCGGTTCTGGAAGCGGCACAGTCTATGATACCGCAGAGGAACAATTCGCCGGCCGCGTGCTGGCATCTACCGAACAGACATGGTCAAAACTGTTTCAACAAAATGGCTCACAATATAAACCGACGACCATCAATTTTTATCAGGGCGGCGTGAGTTCCAATGGATGCGGTTCTGCCAGTTCGGCTTCCGGTCCGTTCTATTGCCCCGCTGATCAAGGCATCTATCTCGACACGTCTTTTTTCGACGAAATGCAGACCCGCATGGGAGCGAAAGGCGACTTTGCTCAGGCCTACGTCATTGCCCACGAAGTTGGTCATCACATCCAGAATCTGAGCGGTGTTGCGACTCAAGTGCGCAACCAGCAGCAACGTGCCAGCAAGGCAGAAGGCAATGCGCTACAGGTGCGCATGGAATTGCAGGCGGATTGCTATGCCGGAGTTTGGGCGGCGCAAAACGCAAGCCGCATGGAACCGGGTGATGTCGAAGAAGGCCTGAATGCGGCCCATGCTATCGGTGATGATACACTGATGCGGGGCGCAGGCCAGACACCGATCGAAAGCATGTTCACCCACGGAACTTCCGAACAACGCATGGCCTGGCTCCGCAAAGGTATGCAGACTGGCGACCCAGCCTCGTGCGATACATTTGCACGAGGCGCGGTGCGCTAG
- a CDS encoding LysE family translocator — MLAPMLPSFLLVALLVELTPGPNMGWLALLSASEGRRAGFAATAGIGIGLAIIAAASALGLAQLAHASDLVFNLLRYAGAGYLLFLAWEAWVGEREVSPGAAGNSDPPAKHFRRGIIINLLNPKAAVFFVVVLPGYITVSQPVAAQTLQLSFAYVGVATLIHIVIVLLSGRAHEWLMNSPSAPLVRRGFALMLAAIALWFFVGTFE; from the coding sequence ATGCTTGCGCCAATGCTCCCCTCCTTCCTGCTCGTCGCTCTGCTGGTAGAACTGACACCCGGCCCGAATATGGGCTGGCTTGCTTTGCTCAGTGCCAGTGAGGGCAGGCGGGCGGGTTTTGCAGCGACCGCCGGGATCGGGATCGGGCTGGCGATTATTGCTGCTGCATCGGCGCTAGGACTCGCACAACTCGCTCATGCGTCGGACCTTGTTTTCAATTTGCTGCGCTATGCCGGGGCCGGCTATCTGCTGTTTCTTGCATGGGAGGCGTGGGTCGGCGAGCGGGAAGTTTCACCCGGAGCCGCGGGCAATAGTGACCCGCCAGCAAAGCATTTTCGCCGTGGCATCATCATAAACCTGCTCAATCCCAAGGCTGCGGTTTTCTTTGTCGTCGTTCTACCGGGGTATATTACGGTCAGCCAACCGGTTGCCGCGCAAACCCTGCAGCTATCCTTCGCTTATGTCGGGGTTGCCACGCTGATCCATATCGTCATCGTTCTGCTCTCCGGACGCGCCCACGAATGGCTTATGAACAGCCCGTCCGCGCCGCTGGTGCGACGTGGCTTTGCCCTTATGCTGGCCGCCATTGCGCTCTGGTTTTTCGTAGGTACGTTTGAGTAG
- the creD gene encoding cell envelope integrity protein CreD, giving the protein MTEIHEGDSESEPELSKPERSPGAKFLLVILMGFLITIPLLTVWALNYDRQSQSETAKQSITSAWGGKQVFAGPKIVLPYQAKISESVEENGKTVTRTNTVTRELFVAPDKIELASDLSPETKSRSIYEVILYNTNVTGSATFILPDDLDRYGVTKDQIDFSRAELRFGLSDARGLAGDNKVTVNGEAAKLQPGKGLGETGNSGFFAFVDGAVLADGEIKADFDVRFKGHQSLTVVPHAGQTNWSVKSKWPHPSFVGSFLPKSEVKPTGFQADYDIANLALGKSLISTEPGQIVNAVTEADRIYYPEGVQSGANSSVTVDLIDPVDLYSQVDRATKYGFLIIGFTFVAFLLFDLIGGIRISSVQYILVGVALVLFFVLLLAFAEIIGFALAYVAASIGTIGLITAYSASVLSSWRKASIIGGLLAALYGAIYILLSLEAYSLLIGSLLIFAALAGVMYVTRRLDWSSSLKRPKIG; this is encoded by the coding sequence ATGACTGAAATACACGAAGGAGACTCTGAATCAGAGCCCGAACTATCAAAGCCGGAGCGATCCCCCGGCGCGAAGTTTTTGCTCGTTATATTAATGGGCTTTCTGATCACCATACCTCTGCTGACGGTCTGGGCGCTCAATTATGACCGACAGAGCCAAAGCGAAACCGCCAAACAATCGATCACCTCTGCCTGGGGTGGGAAGCAGGTCTTTGCCGGTCCAAAAATCGTTTTGCCATATCAAGCCAAGATTTCGGAATCGGTCGAAGAAAACGGTAAAACGGTAACGCGGACAAATACCGTGACCCGCGAATTATTCGTTGCGCCTGACAAGATTGAACTGGCCAGTGATCTTTCGCCGGAAACCAAGAGCCGGTCGATCTATGAGGTGATCCTTTATAATACCAACGTCACCGGATCAGCCACTTTCATCTTGCCTGATGATCTGGATCGCTATGGTGTGACTAAAGACCAGATTGATTTTAGCCGCGCGGAATTGCGTTTCGGGTTGTCTGACGCGCGCGGGCTGGCTGGCGATAATAAAGTCACCGTCAACGGCGAAGCTGCCAAGCTACAGCCAGGCAAGGGATTGGGCGAAACCGGCAATAGCGGTTTCTTCGCCTTTGTGGATGGAGCGGTTCTGGCCGATGGTGAGATCAAGGCCGATTTCGATGTCCGGTTCAAAGGCCATCAAAGCCTGACGGTTGTTCCACATGCCGGGCAGACCAACTGGTCGGTGAAATCCAAATGGCCGCACCCAAGCTTTGTCGGCAGCTTCCTGCCAAAGAGCGAGGTCAAGCCAACCGGATTTCAGGCGGATTATGACATTGCCAATCTGGCTTTGGGAAAATCACTGATTTCGACCGAGCCGGGTCAGATCGTCAATGCAGTGACAGAAGCGGATCGCATCTATTATCCTGAAGGCGTGCAGAGCGGTGCCAATAGCAGCGTGACTGTAGATTTGATTGATCCTGTCGACCTTTACAGTCAGGTGGACCGGGCGACCAAATATGGCTTCCTGATCATCGGCTTTACCTTTGTGGCCTTTCTGTTGTTCGATTTGATCGGTGGAATTCGAATATCGTCGGTGCAGTATATTTTGGTTGGTGTGGCGCTGGTATTATTCTTCGTGCTGCTGCTAGCCTTTGCCGAGATAATCGGATTTGCGTTGGCATATGTGGCTGCATCGATCGGAACAATCGGACTGATCACGGCCTATTCCGCCTCGGTGTTGTCCAGTTGGCGAAAGGCATCAATCATCGGCGGACTACTGGCAGCTCTTTATGGCGCGATCTACATTCTGCTGAGCCTTGAAGCTTACTCGCTGCTTATCGGTTCACTACTGATTTTCGCAGCACTGGCTGGCGTCATGTACGTCACCCGGCGGCTCGACTGGTCAAGCTCGCTGAAGCGGCCAAAAATCGGCTGA
- a CDS encoding helix-turn-helix domain-containing protein gives MTDRKLYAGAAIKRLRRSAGMTQVALSAALDISPSYLNLIERNQRPLSARLMLLLADRFDFDPRKLVAAEPGGGVNGLSRRFADPLFQDLTVDRTELEEWLVAAPNAVEAFVRLFDQRDSGSPINTFKVADPIQMVRREIEKWRNHFADLDAIAESLADELRLGAGDLYGAIAERLRVKHQLTIRILPETVMPDKLRRLDLHARQLQLSEMLDSASRTFQAALLLGQIEAQSEIDGLVAGGKFEDRAAERLYRRHLTNYFAAGIMMPYARFLRACEQTGYRIQVLQRRFGAGFEQVAHRLTTLQRVGARGLPFFMLRIDRSGQISKRYAGASNAPLVESINRCPLWNIHRAFERPAEVQTQLLALEDGSRWFTLSRAVQGIGSGAGGYTPEFVIGLGVAGDMAASLFHANGIDLSPEKATPIGLGCPACTRVQCSQRSAPPVSRALKFDDRERGLAPYSFAGD, from the coding sequence ATGACTGATCGAAAATTATACGCCGGTGCTGCAATCAAGCGTTTGCGCAGAAGTGCTGGTATGACGCAGGTTGCGTTGTCGGCGGCGCTCGATATTTCACCGAGTTATCTCAATCTTATTGAGCGTAATCAAAGGCCGCTCAGTGCGCGCTTGATGCTGTTGCTCGCAGATCGTTTTGATTTTGATCCCCGGAAATTGGTGGCAGCGGAACCCGGCGGCGGTGTTAACGGCTTATCGCGCCGATTTGCAGACCCACTCTTTCAAGACTTGACGGTCGACCGCACAGAACTGGAGGAATGGCTTGTTGCCGCACCCAACGCAGTCGAGGCATTTGTGCGTTTGTTCGATCAGCGTGACAGCGGTTCGCCAATAAATACTTTCAAGGTGGCTGACCCTATTCAAATGGTGCGACGGGAAATTGAAAAATGGCGTAACCATTTCGCTGATCTGGACGCCATTGCAGAATCTCTGGCTGATGAACTGCGTTTGGGAGCAGGCGATCTCTACGGCGCGATCGCCGAGAGGCTTCGCGTAAAACATCAACTTACCATTCGTATACTCCCTGAAACAGTCATGCCCGACAAGCTCCGCCGATTGGACTTGCATGCACGGCAGTTGCAATTGTCGGAAATGCTGGACTCTGCCTCGCGAACATTTCAAGCAGCTTTGCTTTTGGGACAAATAGAAGCGCAATCGGAAATTGACGGATTGGTTGCGGGAGGCAAGTTTGAAGACCGCGCGGCGGAACGACTTTATCGCCGCCATTTGACCAACTATTTTGCTGCTGGGATCATGATGCCCTATGCACGTTTTTTGCGAGCCTGCGAGCAAACAGGATATCGTATTCAAGTGCTGCAACGGCGCTTTGGCGCCGGTTTTGAGCAGGTGGCACACCGGTTGACGACTTTGCAGCGGGTTGGCGCGAGAGGCTTGCCGTTCTTCATGTTACGGATTGATCGCTCGGGACAAATTTCGAAGCGATATGCCGGGGCCAGCAATGCACCGTTGGTGGAAAGCATCAATCGCTGCCCTCTTTGGAATATTCATCGCGCTTTCGAACGGCCTGCTGAGGTGCAAACACAACTGCTAGCTTTAGAAGATGGATCGCGCTGGTTTACATTGTCGCGCGCGGTGCAGGGTATAGGATCTGGCGCTGGCGGCTATACACCTGAATTTGTAATCGGGCTTGGAGTTGCCGGCGATATGGCCGCTTCGCTGTTTCATGCAAATGGAATCGATTTGTCACCGGAAAAAGCGACGCCGATAGGGCTAGGCTGTCCGGCATGCACCAGAGTGCAATGTTCCCAAAGATCAGCACCACCGGTCAGCCGCGCATTGAAATTTGATGATCGGGAGCGCGGATTGGCACCATATAGTTTCGCGGGGGACTGA
- a CDS encoding amidohydrolase, translating into MLRITKLAFVLAASTLAITPAQADALNDAIKADLPSLMEIYRDLHANPELSGEEFQTAAKLATEARRLGFAVTEKVGGTGVVAVMKNGEGPTVMIRADMDGLPLVEKTGLPFASKVMAKTRQGIDTGVMHACGHDTHMTGWVGTARQLVARKDEWSGTLVMILQPAEETGEGAKAMLDDGLYTRFPKPDYALAFHDAAGAPAGYIGYAPGFALANVDSVDIEIPGVGGHGAYPHTSKDPIVLASRIVGALQTLVSREIDPQDSAVVTVGSFQAGFKHNIIPDKANLLLTVRSYSDETRAKLLDGIKRIAIGEAEAAGMPKDKMPTVTTRDDEFTPATYNSPEFSVEMAKIFEERFGKDRVRQSKPVMGGEDFSRFRRADESIKSMIFWVGGVPMAEYLAAEKEGTKLPSLHSPLWAPDAEKVIATGAEALTAAALNLMKKSR; encoded by the coding sequence ATGCTTAGAATTACAAAACTTGCTTTCGTGTTAGCAGCTTCAACGCTAGCTATCACCCCTGCGCAAGCCGATGCGCTTAACGATGCAATCAAGGCGGACTTGCCTTCATTGATGGAGATTTATCGCGATCTCCACGCAAATCCCGAGTTAAGTGGCGAAGAATTCCAGACCGCCGCAAAACTGGCTACAGAAGCAAGGCGGCTTGGCTTTGCCGTCACGGAGAAAGTGGGCGGGACCGGCGTAGTTGCAGTCATGAAAAATGGTGAGGGCCCGACGGTTATGATACGGGCCGATATGGACGGCTTACCGCTCGTAGAAAAGACCGGCTTGCCATTTGCATCAAAAGTGATGGCGAAAACGCGTCAGGGCATTGATACCGGTGTTATGCATGCTTGCGGTCATGACACGCATATGACTGGTTGGGTCGGCACGGCGCGCCAACTCGTCGCGCGCAAAGATGAATGGTCCGGTACATTGGTGATGATCTTGCAGCCGGCAGAAGAAACCGGTGAGGGCGCTAAGGCGATGCTGGATGACGGCCTTTACACGCGTTTTCCGAAACCCGATTATGCTTTGGCCTTTCATGATGCGGCAGGCGCGCCTGCCGGCTATATCGGTTATGCACCGGGCTTTGCCTTGGCGAACGTCGATAGCGTGGATATTGAGATTCCAGGCGTTGGCGGTCACGGCGCTTATCCGCATACGAGCAAAGACCCGATCGTATTGGCGTCGCGGATTGTTGGCGCGCTGCAAACTCTGGTCAGCCGCGAAATTGACCCGCAAGATTCCGCAGTTGTGACAGTCGGTAGTTTTCAAGCCGGTTTCAAACATAATATCATTCCCGACAAAGCAAATTTGCTGCTCACAGTCCGCAGCTATTCCGATGAAACCCGTGCTAAATTGCTTGATGGAATAAAACGTATCGCGATCGGCGAAGCGGAGGCGGCTGGCATGCCGAAAGATAAAATGCCGACCGTAACAACGCGCGATGACGAGTTTACGCCAGCAACCTATAATTCTCCGGAATTCAGCGTGGAGATGGCCAAGATTTTTGAAGAACGGTTTGGCAAAGATCGCGTTCGGCAATCCAAGCCCGTCATGGGCGGTGAAGATTTTAGCCGCTTCCGTCGAGCCGATGAGTCGATCAAAAGCATGATCTTCTGGGTTGGTGGTGTACCAATGGCTGAATATCTCGCAGCGGAAAAAGAAGGCACCAAATTGCCATCTCTGCACAGTCCGCTTTGGGCGCCTGATGCTGAAAAGGTTATTGCTACCGGCGCAGAAGCGCTGACCGCTGCTGCATTGAATTTGATGAAAAAAAGTCGCTGA
- a CDS encoding 3-hydroxybutyrate dehydrogenase has protein sequence MFLKGKTALITGSTSGIGGGYAKALAAEGATVMINGFGDKSEIDTLCQELESLSGVKAAYSNADMTKPEEIRQMCADCAEQLGVVDILINNAGIQHVAPVDEFPEDKWDAIMDIICNSAFHTTKAVLPGMKEKGWGRIINTGSMHSTVASPYKSAYNAAKHAILGFSKTVALEVAAQGITVNTISPGYTWTPLIEGQIPNTMKVRGLSREQVINDVLLAPQPTKEFVQIEQIAALAVFLCQENSRSITGANMNIDGGWTAQ, from the coding sequence ATGTTTCTAAAGGGTAAGACGGCGCTGATCACAGGATCCACTTCCGGCATTGGTGGTGGATACGCAAAAGCCTTGGCGGCAGAGGGTGCTACCGTGATGATCAATGGCTTTGGCGATAAAAGCGAAATTGATACGCTGTGCCAGGAGTTGGAATCCTTGAGCGGGGTCAAAGCTGCTTACAGCAATGCCGACATGACCAAACCGGAAGAAATACGGCAAATGTGTGCCGATTGCGCTGAACAGCTTGGTGTGGTCGACATCTTGATCAACAATGCCGGCATCCAGCATGTTGCGCCGGTCGACGAGTTTCCCGAAGACAAATGGGACGCGATTATGGACATCATCTGTAACAGTGCATTCCACACAACCAAAGCGGTGTTGCCAGGAATGAAAGAAAAGGGCTGGGGGCGGATCATAAACACCGGCTCCATGCACAGTACAGTCGCTAGCCCTTATAAGTCAGCCTATAACGCAGCGAAACATGCCATTCTCGGTTTTAGCAAAACCGTTGCATTGGAAGTCGCTGCACAAGGGATTACCGTCAACACAATTTCACCTGGCTACACTTGGACGCCGCTAATCGAAGGGCAGATTCCCAATACTATGAAGGTGAGGGGGTTGTCGCGCGAGCAAGTCATCAACGATGTTCTGCTTGCACCGCAACCGACAAAGGAATTTGTACAGATTGAGCAGATTGCGGCCTTGGCCGTATTCCTGTGCCAGGAAAACTCTCGTTCGATAACGGGCGCAAACATGAACATTGATGGTGGATGGACCGCGCAGTAA